The nucleotide window ggTGACAATTAAGCTTCAGGCCTACCAGGAAGCAAGGCACTAATGGGTAAATCTCAGGCAAGGCCGGAGGGCTTCGGCTCCAGAACGTTTCTCGCTACTGCTTTGCTGATGCCATTGTTCTCTGGTATCTGACATGGTGAGAATGGGTGATGGGTGTCAGGGGATCCCCACTGCCTTTAATGTAGTGTGattatctcatggaaatatcTCATTCTACTGGGCATATTTACCTGTGAATTATTATAAAGATGATTTCCTCTTGAGCTGTACTGTTTAATCGAAGCaatgattttatacaataatagaattagtttaaatagaattttgattaaGGGTTTCTAATCAAATATAGTAAGGGATTGTGACAGAGGTTCGTTTAGTGGGAAAATTAATAGCAGAATATACTGTTGACCctccctctggaagagcaggggcTGCAAATGGTACAAAATAGAAACTAGAAATTGTCACCCAGCTAGGACTTAGGAGTTTCTCTTGAGGAGCCACGTAGAttgtggcttaggttaatgatCAAGGAAAATAGCTGAGTTCCAGGAGCTAGGCTACCTTGagttcttttaatcttaatgttgggAAATGTGCTCACAGGTTTCAGTGTGCATCATAGCTAAAATGAAGCTTTAAGTATGACTTAAGGTTAGGTTAAGATGATTTTGTTCATGGTGCTGAGACAGAAACCTTAGGGAACAGTTTAAAgtttagaaaaacatatttttaatagtTGAGTGAGAGACTCAATGAGGTCAGGGAACAAAAACAATGGCAGTCTGGCTATTGCTGGCTGACATTCCTTTCCTGCTAAGATGGGATGGTGATCAAAGGTGATTAATTCCTTGTgccatttctgccctcagcttcctgatgatttaataaaaatctgTTGATGAGTGGGTATGCACCCTGAGGACTGAAAgtagaaataatgttttttttttttttttggtttttcaagacagggtttctctgtagctttggtgcctgtcccagaactagctcttgtagaccaggctggcctcgaactcccagagatccacctgcctctgcctcccgagtgctgggattaaaggcatgcgccaccactgcccggctggattggttttcatatataaaagtttagatttgtgaattttaaaagtttttataagattacctttagtgataaataataaagtgattgatcctttctttctcactgaaaaaagcagcctgccagtaaaagaattggctgagaaaaataccttgcttgcttgcttatactCTGCTAATCTATAACAAGCTGCTCGGACATTAATGTATTGGTTCttgggaatgattttttttttaagatttatttattatgtgtacagcattccttccgtGTGTGCCCGTGTGCCAGAAGGGgacgccaggtctcattacagatggttgtgagccacccaccatgtggttgctgggaattgaactcaggacctctggaagagcagtcagtgctcttaaccactgagccatctctccagccctcttgggAATAATTTGTTTCTTACTTATAATACacaaaatgtttaatcatgtaaggaaaATGGGAACATGTTGTTTTTTACCTGTATTCATTATAATgattcacttgaaaaatagaatgtaaccacaCTGTAATTTTTATAATGCTTGAAAGATTTTGATGAGATATataagctgtaaaggaaaaataaagatagaGAATAAAGAGACCCTGAAAGTgtgttaaatgttttccctttttctcAGGCCCGAGGCTTAATTTTTACTCCCTCACAGAAAAGTCAACTGAGTGATTAGTTTGCTGACTCTATGGCTCCCCTTCAACTCCTGAGCTGCTGAGGGCTGGTTCTCACAGCAGCAGTCTTTCTTaaaggagggtggagagagaagTCTCTGGTACCTTAAAGGACGGTGGAGAGAGAAGCCTCTGGTACCTTAAAGGGCGGTGGAGAGAGAAGCCTCTGGTACCTTaaaggagggtggagagagaagTCTCTGGTACCTTAAAGGGCGGTGGAGAGAGAAGCCTCTGGTACTTTaaaggagggtggagagagaagcCTCTGGTACCTTAAAGGACGGTGGAGAGAGAAGCCTCTGGTACCTTAAAGGGCGGTGGAGAGAGAATCCTCTGGAACCTTAAAGGACGGTGGAGAGAGATGTCTTTGGTACCTTAAAGGAGGGTGGAGAgatgctgggcgatggtggtgcacacctttaatcccagcactcgggaggcagaggcaggcgtatctctgtgagttcgagaccagcctggtctacaagagctagttccaggacaggctccaaaaaccacagagaaaccctgtctcgaaaaaccaaaaaaaaaaaggagggtggagagagaagTCTCCGGTATCCTTTTAGGCAGGGAAGAGTTATAGTACTGCTGGACGGAGGGGGGCTCCACAGTTAATGTAGTTGGTAAATTACATAGCAGCCTGATTACCTTCACTGGGCATTACGTTCTTCTTTGGCAGTAACtgtggctattttttttcttcccttgtaATACATAGTAAGAAACAAGGGGGCTGGGAAGGTGGCCCAGTGATTTGAGCACTTGCTGGGAAAGCATGAGAAATTGACTTGGGATCCAGTATACCTGCATAAAAGCCAGCTGGGGTAGTAACCTCAGCACTGAGGAATGGAATCCTGGGGAAGAcaggtctatagagcaagttccaggacagccaacagccaaggctgttacgtAGAGAAAttgtgtctcagaaaaacaaaacaaaaagaaacaatgtGTACTGTAACCCAGTActtgcaaacacaaacacacacacattggagtGCCTTTATGTTATAAAATACACATGGTTATTTGCTTAAAACTAAAGTTTCCTAAAAGAATACTCATGTAGCATGAATGGCTAACTTTTTATACCATTTAATCCTCTAAAATGATTTCATGGTCACATCAATGTCTGCTGGACTAAAACCTATTTCAGGTGCTCTGAGAAATAAGCCATTATGTATCTGAAGAATAAGATTAAGTAGCAGCAAAAAATGATTCGGGAAAATGTCACCAGGAAGGAGAATGCCAAATGGTACAGGAGAAGGAGTGAGAACGGAAAGGTCTTGctaaatagaccaggctggcctcctgagtagctgggatggTCTGTGCCACTTTAAGGAAAGAATATTGGTGGCATATGAAGGAAATTGGGAGCAGGTAACCACAGAAGTTGGGgttaaaactaaacagaaatgtaGGGCTTAAGTCTGGAGCAGTTTAAATTATGACAGAATGGGTggttctgtggtggtttgaaaagaaATGGCTCCCACAAAttcatgtggccttgttggaggaatgtgTTATcgtttcttcctgctgcctatagaTGAAGATATAGAACTCTCTCAAGTCCttctacagcaccatgtctgtatGCCATCATGCTTCCTACCAAGGCAATAATggacctctgaaacagtaagccagccccaattaaatggttttcctttataagagttgtcatggtcacggtgtcttgtcacagcaatagaaaccctaactaagacagactcCTTATGAGAGTAAACAAGAACTactaaaaacagagaaaactacTAAGAGTAGACAAAACTACCAAGAACGATGAGGCCTGAAGCCTGGTGTGGTGATGttcatctataatcccagcactcaggagtctgaggcagaagaatccacCTTGGGCTACATACCAAGTCTCAGGTTAGTTCATGACAAgagcctgtctcgaaaatcaaccAAGCAAACAACCTGCGCAAAATAACATTCATTCggcaataaatatttaattaaacagTACTCGAGCGACAGATGACGCCAAGTTCAAATATGATTAAGCAGTGAGGGAAGAGATAGAAAAATTCAAATTTGTCCTGACCCTTCACCACCTAATCTCACTTATTTTGCCCCCAAAGCACTGTTAAGTGTCAGGGTTCCTTGCACACTGTCAGTCTGTTTCATGACACCCATGGAGGCTTTAAAATGATTAAGCCCAGCTCTTCTTAGACAACTGTCTCTAGTTCCAAGTTAACATTCGGTAGTTGTCCTCTTCTGCAATGTCAGCGCCGGGTACCAGTAACTGAGCCCGGCTTAACTGAGCCCGGCTTGTCTGTGCTGGGTGCGGATGCTGCCGCTGCGTTCCTGGCCCGAATGTGGGAGGCGAAGGCAGTGAACATTTCTTGAGCAGTGAGGTGGGCGCCGCGCATAATCAGCCGATACCCGTCCCCTGGGGAAGATGCAAACCGATGAATCAGGGACCCGGAGTCCGCCGTCGCCCGCCCGCATCCCAGTCAGGCCTACCGAATACCACGTCCACGCAGGGCTCGGAGCCGTCGTGCCTCACGTCGGCGATCACCGAGCAGTTGAGGTTTGTGGCACGGACCTTCTCGCTGCTCACCGCCTGGAGAAAGGTCCTGCGGTGGAAGGACCCCGTGAGCGCGCCCGGGGACGAAGGGGCGTGCACGAGGCAGGGAGCGCAGGTCTGAGAGGCCTTGGAACTCGGGCAGGGGGTGCGCGCACAGGCGTCGGGAGCGCGGACGCCTCCCACCTCCCCAGAACCCGTACCTTGTGGATTCCACGTTCTTCTCAAACGGGCAGAACTGAACTCGAACCAGCTTGACCGGCCGCAGTCCCAGCCGAGATAAAGCCGCCGCCATGGTTACCTCTCCCCCGGAAGTAGTGCTGGGGATCGCTTTATTGGAAGGGACCGCTTCCGGCGGCCTCTGCGGGACCTGTAGCGGCTGCCCTCCCGGGCCGCCAAGGAACCCAGGGTGGGCGGTCCGCGAATACTTCAGGCGTTAGCCTTACCCTGTGCGACACGCAGCGTAGACAGTGAATGTGCAAAAACCCCCTTTGCACGAAAACACTTCGTCTCCCGCAGCTTTGCCCGTTCAGCATCCTGCCTGCTAGATCTAGGTCAACACCATCCTAAATCCTGGCTGCTTCCGATGAAGGATTACCACAGCAGGGACTGTCCAACCCACCAGGAAGCAAGCCTCACCTGGTAATTGAACAGTTTAAATGTTGTCAAGGTCCTACAGCCTAATGACTAAAAATAGAAACAGGGAAGGCTTAAGACAAGTTCTCCACGTGTAGAAATGCTTGCTCCCTCTGTGTTTCCCCATGAATTAATTAACTTTAGCCTTGTTGCTGGGATTCAAGAGAAAGCATATAGATTGCTTCTGTCTCTTGCGAGCCAACCCTGTAAATCTAGCTATTTCTAGCTCTTGTCTTCATTGTCACGGACTTTCAGATTTCCGGCTGTAGTTTGCCCATTACTCTGGATTCCAGGTACTAGGATGATCTTGGATTCAATTCCAGACTGTGTAGTTTATATACGTGTTCTCCCGAGATCCCGATTTTAAGCCTCTCTAACACACAGTTCCTCGACTGAAGCTTAACTGCCCACGATTTGGAACTCCTGGTTCTAGGCAACCTAGGGCTCAGGGCTTGTTCCCAGGCAAGAAAGAAAGGATAGGTGCCACCGAGGGTGAGGGTGCAGCCTTAGGGCAAGCCAGGCCTGCTGGTTTCCAGCCAGGTAAGCCTCAGGACtgggtcctcctcctcctcttaggGTGCTTTGCAGGTGCATGTTCTGAGCTGGGGAGACTCCAGGCCGTAGAGGGGGTGCCAAGTTCTCCAGGCTGTTGAGGTTGCTGGTGGGCAGTTCAGTGGTCTGGACTTCATTACAAAAACCTGAAAAGGCAGGCGTGGAAGGCAGGTTGGTGGGTGATGCTAATGCCAATGATGAGATGGGGGTGTGGTTTCTTAAAGCAGTGATGGAGGGACTTGGGAAAACCTGGGATTGGGGAGGGGTAATGAATGACTCACAACAACAGGAAGGTCTTCTGTGGCCTGGATTCTTGGGCAGGGGCTGCTGCAGTAGACACAGCAGGGCCCCATCTATCCGCTGGAAGATGCTGAGTGAGAGTAGAGTCTGGCGAAGCTCCCGGGACAGGCCCCACTGCTCCTGTTCCAGAACTGCCCTGACCACTCCGAAGTCTTGTTTGAGCTGCAGCGCCCCCTGCAGACTAGATGTCCAGGTACAATGTGGCCACCTGACACGTGCCTCCCCAGACTGCTCTGCCCCAGTGTTCTCCATTTTCCCTGTTGACATTCTCCCTCGGCCACGACCATCTTTCCTTCCCACCTGAACCGGATCCCATGGGTGAGGATGTGGTCAAGCCAGGCACCCAGTATGGCTGTCAGTGCCTGGCTGAGGGCAGGGACTTGGGCTTCGGGTGGCAATCCCTGCAGTCCTTGCAACACAGGCTCCAGCACAGTGCAGACCACCATCCCTGCATACTCACTAGGAGCACTGGGATgttctggagagagagaagagtaagGACAGATTGTGACACTCTAGAAATCCAGTGGGCACCAGAGGGAAGGGCACAAAGGTAAGGACAAGGATGCTGACAGTGGTGTTGAGTCACCATTCATGTTGGGAACCCTTGGAAGGAGAAGGTGGACCTGAGGAGTTACCAAGACAGTGGGCTGgggtttctgtgtgtctctctcagtCGGTAGGGCTTGCtagcctagcatgtgtgaagtcctgggtttcttccccagcactacagagaaaaaagaaaaattaccagGGCACAGTCGAAGCCTCCAGTATCGACCCCTTGGCATGTGAATCTTGAAGCCCTGTGTGGCTTGTTTATGGCATTCTTGGAAAAAGAGACTCAGCGACTCTTCGGGCAGGAGCTGTAGAGGGGGAGGAAAGTAGGAAGGGCCTGTGGGTTACACTGATGAGATGGTGCTTCTCCCTTCTGAGGGCTCAGCGTGGGGTCTGTGAAACCCCAAATCCATGCATCACTGTGGGAGCCTGGGCATTTTCTAAGGAGAAATGTTGCAACTTTAACTGAAGTTTCCATGAGGTCTGGACCCAAACTGGGCACAGTATGTAGGATTACCAGTTCTTAGTAGTCAGAGGCACATGACAAGTCAGGCATGTTGGGTTATAGACCTGTGTGGAATATTCCttcacactgtgtgaatatatgccactgtgattgttttaataaaggaGCTTTCTGGCCTATAGCTAGGCAGAATGAggttaggcaggaaaaccagactaaGAGACTGcagggatgaaggaggaggagtctCAGGAATCGCCAGCCCAACTCAGAAGAAGCAACATAAAAAGCACACAGATGAGGTAAGTGGGCCTAGGGGcagcacacagatgaacagaaatgggttaatttaagttataagagctggttaaAAACAAGtgtaagctatcagctgagcattcaaaattaaaaagtctccgtgtggttatttgggaactgactggTATGGGAAGGGGGCATAAAGGTCTACCTACATGCCTGtactcccagcatttggaaagtgGAAGCAGGAGCATCAGGAATTCATGAccaacctcagctacataacAAGCTTGGGGCCAGTCTGGACAccgtctcaagaaataaaaacaaaagccaagttGGCTTATGACTTACAGTAGACAGGTGGGTCTGTGTGCTCTGGTCAGGCCAGGCAGGGGCTGAGgcaaagggggaaatgaaaatgATCTGGCTACATCCAAAAAGGAAGGCAGTGGATGCAGACCAGGGTCCATGGCTGTGATTCTGGCATTCAGGAGCCTTTGAAATGTCCTTTTCATTAAGTATTTTTTGCCATCtgcaaagtaaataataaaagggGACTATCACAGCAGGCTGTCTTTTGTGAAAGGGAGAAGACAGCGATAACCAGGGTCTTTGTTTTGCTGCTTATCTCACAGA belongs to Microtus pennsylvanicus isolate mMicPen1 chromosome 8, mMicPen1.hap1, whole genome shotgun sequence and includes:
- the Mrpl53 gene encoding large ribosomal subunit protein mL53; protein product: MAAALSRLGLRPVKLVRVQFCPFEKNVESTRTFLQAVSSEKVRATNLNCSVIADVRHDGSEPCVDVVFGDGYRLIMRGAHLTAQEMFTAFASHIRARNAAAASAPSTDKPGSVKPGSVTGTRR